GCAACATCGCTACCCAGCCATTATCCGATGCTTTGGCATGGCCATCTGTACCCTTGGCGATTTTTTCAAAATCCAGTTTCTGGAATTTTTCTGCGTCTGTATATACAGCCGGCGCATAGAATTCGCCGCTGCCAGAGAACATGCCGCCACTTTCAGGCTTGGTGCCGTCATGCAGTAATTGCAGATACAGGGAAGGCGTGATAGCTGCCGCACTGGAATTGGTCACATCATGGCGCACGTCGATCAGGTACTCCCCCTTCTTGAAGGTATAAGTCTTGGTCAGCTTGACGCCGCCTTGCTCTGCTTCCAGCACCAGTTGTACCTGGTTGCCACCTTCCAGGGTACGAACGCCTGGTTTGGCGATGAAGCCAGATTTGTGATTAGGGAAAGGGCCACCCAACAAACCAGTCTGCGCCAGATAAGTACGTTTGGTCGAGTTATCGAACAGAACCATGTTTTTTGTATGGTCTGAGCCATCTTTATGCTTCAGCAATTCCAGCTTTTTGAGTTCGCCACCGATGGTATCAATATCTGCCTTGATGACATCAGTAGTAATAGTGATGGTTTCGCTTTTGATGACAGGGGCAGCATCAGTACCCGCCGTTGTCGTAGCACCAGCCACAGCACTGGCGCTACCCGTAGCGCTTGATGCACTGGCAGACGCGTTGGCAGATGCAGAAGCACTGGCCACTTTCGGTGGTGGAGGGGCAAAGATAGACGGCTTGCCGCTATACACGCCCCAACCATTCCAGAGCATGATCAGCGCGAAAGAGAAAATTACCCACAGGACGGTACGTTTGATATCCATTTGTGTATGTCAGGAAAGGGGAGAAGAATGTCCATTGTGCTTGCCATCATGGCAGCACTGGGCAGATGTGGGGGTGGTTTGCGATTTTTCACTAGCTGGCGGCACGTTATCCACGCCACCGGGATGCCAGGGATGGCATTTGCACAAGCGTTTCCCTGCCAGCAAGCTACCCTTGGCAGCACCGTGTATTTTGATAGCCTCTGCCGCATATTCAGAGCAACTGGGATAAAAACGACAGTTCTGCCCCAACATAGGACTAATTGCCAGTTTATAAAATCTGAGCAACAGGAGCAGCAGGGTTTTCATCTTAAATGCCCTAAGTTCGCTTATGTACTACTTGCAGGTGGCTTATGACTAACTGGCGCGCAAGCCGGTGCCGCAAACAGACGCAAGATTTCCGCCCTGAGCTCACGCTTGAGCTGGGCGGTCGTCGCCGGCCCCGCCTTGCTGTTAACAGGGCGGGACAGCCGCACGATGCAATCCACATTCAACAAGGCTGAATGGCGAAATATCTCGCGAGTGACACGCTTGATCGTATTGCGCGTCACTGCACGTGGCGCAAAACGCTTGGCGGCCACCACACCCAGACGGGCATGCGGCAAATCATTGGTTCTGGTATAAAGCACAAAATGGGCTGTCTTTTGCACGGGGCGCAAACGAAAAACGGATGAAAACTCATC
This is a stretch of genomic DNA from Undibacterium sp. KW1. It encodes these proteins:
- the rnpA gene encoding ribonuclease P protein component, whose protein sequence is MINNITEPVQAGAGGADFARVRRIVKTDEFSSVFRLRPVQKTAHFVLYTRTNDLPHARLGVVAAKRFAPRAVTRNTIKRVTREIFRHSALLNVDCIVRLSRPVNSKAGPATTAQLKRELRAEILRLFAAPACAPVSHKPPASST
- the yidD gene encoding membrane protein insertion efficiency factor YidD; this encodes MKTLLLLLLRFYKLAISPMLGQNCRFYPSCSEYAAEAIKIHGAAKGSLLAGKRLCKCHPWHPGGVDNVPPASEKSQTTPTSAQCCHDGKHNGHSSPLS